In one window of Cytophagaceae bacterium ABcell3 DNA:
- a CDS encoding Smr/MutS family protein, translated as MDQFKTGSYVKITGQDTVAEVLKDKGKDLEIAIGPMKMTVKKNKVEPAENPEPTEEGLYPESKENVKNLVVNSGIDTKEKLMHFRFELDVRGKAKEEVMNELTVWVDDALLLGIKEAKVIHGRGNGVLRDTVHAVLKKYKEIEALKKEANDAVTVVKFRQNGEK; from the coding sequence ATGGATCAATTTAAAACAGGGAGTTATGTAAAAATAACAGGACAAGACACTGTAGCAGAAGTATTGAAAGACAAAGGCAAAGACCTTGAGATAGCCATTGGCCCCATGAAAATGACTGTTAAAAAGAACAAAGTAGAACCCGCTGAAAATCCAGAACCCACAGAGGAAGGCCTTTATCCTGAATCAAAAGAAAATGTCAAAAACCTAGTGGTTAACTCAGGAATAGATACCAAAGAGAAGTTGATGCACTTTCGTTTTGAACTTGATGTGCGAGGAAAAGCCAAAGAGGAAGTAATGAATGAATTAACGGTATGGGTAGATGACGCTTTATTATTGGGTATTAAAGAAGCCAAAGTAATCCATGGCCGGGGAAATGGTGTATTAAGAGACACAGTACATGCTGTACTCAAAAAGTATAAGGAAATAGAGGCGCTAAAAAAAGAAGCCAATGACGCGGTAACTGTGGTAAAATTCAGGCAAAATGGCGAAAAATAG